One window of the Clostridium sp. MB40-C1 genome contains the following:
- the rpoC gene encoding DNA-directed RNA polymerase subunit beta' → MIELNNFEALQIGLASPEKIREWSRGEVKKPETINYRTLKPEKDGLFCERIFGPIKDWECHCGKYKRVRYKGIVCDRCGVEVTKAKVRRERMGHIELAAPVSHIWYFKGIPSRMGLILDMSPRSLEKVLYFASYVVLDPKETPLLKKQLLSEKEYRESIDKYGEDSFVAGMGAEVVKQLLEEIDLENLSIELKEGLKTSTGQKKVRTIRRLEVVESFRKSRNRPEWMVIDVIPVIPPDLRPMVQLDGGRFATSDLNDLYRRVINRNNRLKKLLDLGAPDIIVRNEKRMLQEAVDALIDNGRRGRPVTGPGNRPLKSLSDMLKGKQGRFRQNLLGKRVDYSGRSVIVVGPELKMYQCGLPKEMALELFKPFVMKKLVESGAAHNIKSSKKMVERVMPQVWDVLEEVISEHPVLLNRAPTLHRLGIQAFQPILVEGRAIKLHPLVCTAYNADFDGDQMAVHVPLSVEAQAEARFLMLAANNILKPSDGKPVCVPTQDMILGSYYLTLDKDGVKGEGKVFHSPEELLMAYQLGEVDIHAKVKVKVSKVKDGQLVFGIIDATPGKLIFNESIPQGLGFIDRSKPENEFKLEVDFLVNKKSLEKIINKCYNKYGPTTTSIMLDRIKAKGYHYSTIGAITISVSDMTVPPNKGKLLSDTEENIEKIEKMYRRGFISQEEKYERIIEKWSATTEDVANALMDNLDKFNPIFMMADSGARGSKAQIKQLAGMRGLMANPSGKIIELPIKASFREGLDVLEYFLSTHGARKGNADTALKTADSGYLTRRLVDVSQDVIVREEDCGSLEGFEVTEIKEGNEVIESLAERLTGRYAAEDIINSQTGEIVVPRDTYMDIDMAEKVEALGIKKVRIRSVFTCKSKHGVCAKCYGMNMATAKKINIGEAVGIVAAQSIGEPGTQLTMRTFHTGGVAGADITQGLPRVEELFEARKPKGLAIISEVSGVVKVEETKKKRIIHVTTDSGEVKSYDIPFGSRIRVYNGDRIEAGDEITEGSINPHDILAIKGPKEVKNYLLSEVQKVYRLQGVDINDKHLEVVVRQMTRKVKIKDSGDTELLPGTLVDIFDFEEMNNGAIERGGEPATGDIALLGITKAALATDSFLSAASFQETTRVLTDAAIKGKVDPLIGLKENVLIGKLIPAGTGMMRYRAIKLNTEHADENLININEA, encoded by the coding sequence TTGATAGAGTTAAATAATTTTGAGGCTTTGCAAATAGGGTTAGCTTCACCGGAAAAAATTAGAGAATGGTCAAGAGGAGAAGTTAAAAAGCCAGAGACAATTAACTACAGGACATTAAAACCAGAGAAAGATGGATTATTTTGCGAAAGAATATTTGGACCTATTAAAGATTGGGAATGTCATTGTGGTAAATATAAGAGAGTTAGATATAAAGGAATAGTATGTGACAGGTGTGGAGTTGAAGTAACAAAAGCTAAGGTTAGACGTGAGAGAATGGGACATATTGAGCTGGCAGCACCGGTATCACATATATGGTATTTTAAAGGAATACCATCACGTATGGGACTTATCTTGGATATGTCCCCTAGATCCCTAGAAAAGGTGTTATACTTCGCATCATATGTTGTTTTAGATCCTAAAGAAACTCCACTATTAAAGAAACAACTATTAAGTGAAAAAGAGTATAGGGAAAGTATAGATAAATACGGAGAAGATAGTTTTGTAGCAGGAATGGGTGCTGAGGTAGTAAAGCAGTTATTAGAAGAAATAGATTTAGAAAATTTGTCAATTGAGCTTAAAGAAGGTTTGAAAACTAGCACAGGTCAAAAGAAAGTTAGAACAATAAGACGACTTGAGGTAGTAGAATCTTTTAGAAAGTCTAGAAATAGACCAGAATGGATGGTTATTGATGTAATTCCAGTAATACCTCCAGATTTAAGACCTATGGTTCAATTAGATGGAGGAAGATTTGCTACATCAGATTTAAATGACTTATATAGAAGAGTTATAAATAGAAATAATAGGTTGAAAAAGCTTTTAGATTTGGGAGCACCTGATATTATAGTAAGAAATGAAAAGAGAATGCTTCAAGAAGCAGTTGATGCTTTAATTGATAATGGAAGACGTGGAAGACCTGTTACAGGCCCTGGAAACAGACCATTAAAATCATTATCAGATATGCTAAAAGGTAAACAAGGAAGATTTAGACAAAATCTTCTAGGAAAACGTGTTGACTATTCAGGACGTTCGGTTATAGTTGTAGGACCAGAACTTAAAATGTATCAATGTGGCCTTCCTAAAGAAATGGCTCTTGAATTATTTAAGCCATTTGTTATGAAAAAGTTAGTAGAAAGTGGAGCGGCACATAATATTAAGAGTTCTAAGAAGATGGTAGAAAGAGTAATGCCTCAAGTTTGGGATGTACTTGAAGAAGTAATTTCAGAACATCCAGTACTTTTAAATCGTGCTCCTACACTTCATAGACTTGGTATTCAAGCTTTTCAACCAATTTTGGTAGAAGGTAGAGCAATAAAACTTCATCCGTTGGTATGTACTGCTTACAATGCTGACTTTGATGGAGACCAAATGGCAGTACACGTACCTCTTTCAGTTGAAGCACAAGCTGAAGCTAGATTTTTAATGCTTGCAGCTAATAACATATTAAAGCCTTCAGATGGTAAGCCAGTATGTGTACCTACTCAAGATATGATTTTAGGATCATATTATTTAACACTAGATAAAGATGGAGTTAAGGGAGAAGGTAAAGTATTTCATAGCCCAGAAGAACTTCTAATGGCGTATCAATTGGGAGAAGTAGACATTCATGCTAAGGTGAAAGTTAAAGTATCTAAAGTTAAGGATGGCCAATTAGTTTTTGGTATAATTGATGCGACGCCAGGTAAACTTATTTTTAATGAGTCTATACCTCAAGGTTTAGGATTTATTGATAGAAGTAAGCCAGAAAATGAATTTAAACTAGAAGTAGATTTTCTAGTTAATAAAAAGAGTTTAGAAAAAATAATTAATAAATGTTATAATAAGTACGGCCCAACTACTACATCTATTATGCTTGATAGAATAAAGGCTAAAGGATATCATTATTCTACTATAGGAGCTATAACTATATCTGTATCTGACATGACGGTTCCACCAAATAAAGGTAAATTACTTTCAGATACTGAAGAAAATATAGAAAAAATAGAAAAGATGTATAGAAGGGGATTTATATCTCAAGAAGAGAAATATGAAAGAATAATTGAAAAATGGAGTGCGACAACAGAAGATGTAGCCAATGCGTTAATGGATAATCTTGATAAATTTAATCCGATCTTTATGATGGCTGATTCTGGAGCCAGAGGATCAAAGGCACAGATAAAACAGCTAGCTGGTATGAGAGGACTTATGGCTAACCCATCAGGTAAGATCATAGAACTTCCTATAAAAGCATCTTTCAGAGAAGGATTAGATGTATTAGAATATTTCTTATCAACACATGGAGCTAGAAAAGGTAATGCTGATACAGCACTTAAGACAGCAGATTCTGGATATTTAACTAGAAGACTTGTAGACGTAAGCCAAGATGTTATAGTTAGAGAAGAAGATTGTGGATCATTAGAAGGATTTGAAGTTACTGAAATTAAAGAAGGAAATGAAGTAATTGAAAGTTTAGCTGAAAGACTCACAGGAAGATATGCTGCAGAAGATATAATAAATTCTCAAACAGGAGAAATAGTAGTTCCTAGAGATACTTATATGGATATAGACATGGCAGAAAAGGTAGAAGCACTAGGAATTAAGAAAGTTAGAATAAGATCAGTGTTTACATGTAAATCAAAACACGGAGTTTGTGCTAAATGCTATGGCATGAATATGGCTACAGCTAAGAAAATAAATATAGGAGAGGCTGTAGGAATAGTTGCTGCACAATCAATAGGTGAACCAGGAACTCAGCTTACAATGAGAACATTCCATACAGGAGGAGTTGCCGGAGCAGATATTACTCAAGGTCTTCCAAGGGTTGAAGAATTGTTTGAGGCAAGAAAACCAAAAGGACTTGCAATAATAAGTGAAGTCTCAGGTGTTGTTAAAGTAGAAGAAACTAAGAAAAAGAGAATAATACATGTAACAACTGATTCAGGAGAAGTTAAATCTTATGATATACCATTTGGATCAAGAATAAGAGTTTATAATGGTGATAGGATTGAAGCTGGTGATGAAATTACAGAAGGTTCTATAAATCCGCATGACATTTTAGCTATAAAAGGACCAAAAGAAGTTAAAAACTATCTTTTATCTGAAGTACAAAAAGTATATAGGCTTCAAGGTGTTGATATCAATGATAAACATTTAGAAGTAGTAGTAAGGCAAATGACTAGAAAAGTTAAAATAAAAGATTCCGGAGATACAGAATTACTACCAGGAACACTAGTTGATATATTTGATTTTGAGGAAATGAATAATGGAGCTATAGAAAGAGGGGGAGAGCCAGCTACAGGTGATATTGCCCTGTTGGGAATAACAAAAGCTGCACTTGCTACAGACTCATTCTTATCGGCTGCCTCATTCCAAGAAACTACAAGAGTACTTACAGATGCAGCAATTAAAGGAAAGGTAGATCCTTTGATTGGATTAAAAGAAAATGTCCTAATAGGTAAGTTAATTCCTGCTGGAACAGGAATGATGAGATATAGAGCCATAAAATTAAATACAGAACATGCCGATGAAAATTTAATAAATATTAACGAAGCTTAA
- the fusA gene encoding elongation factor G codes for MARQYPLKKFRNIGIMAHIDAGKTTSTERILFYTGKTHKIGETHEGAATMDWMAQEQERGITITSAATTCFWKDHQINIIDTPGHVDFTVEVERSLRVLDSAITILDAKGGVEPQTETVWRQADKYKVPRMIFINKMDILGADFFMAVNSVRERLRANAVPIQLPIGKEDNYQGHIDLIRNKAIIFDHELGVNFEEIEIPAELKDQAEEYRASMMEAIVETDEELMMKYLEGEEISEEEIQVALRKATISNEIVPVLCGTAYRNKGVQHLLDAVIAYLPSPTDIEAIKGVNEDGEEIERIASDDEPLAALAFKIATDPFVGKLAFTRIYSGIMKSGSYVFNSTKGKKERIGRLVRMHANHREDVEELYAGELGAIIGLKNTTTGDTLCDENSSVVLESMEFPEPVIHVAIEPKTKAGQEKMGIALAKLAEEDPTFKTYTDQETGQVIIAGMGELHLEIIVDRLQREFKVECNVGAPQVAYKETIKNAVKAEGKFVRQSGGRGQYGHCWIELIPHEGEYEFENAIVGGVIPREYVPAVDHGIQEACQSGILGGYPVINFKVKCYDGSYHDVDSSEMAFKVAGSMAFKNAMAKASPVLLEPMMKVEIVVPEEYMGDVMGDINSRRGRIEGMNPRAGAQVINSFVPLSEMFGYATVLRSRTQGRGTYTMEFDHYEEVPKSIAEKVLGDK; via the coding sequence GTGGCAAGACAATATCCGTTAAAGAAATTTCGTAACATCGGAATAATGGCACACATAGATGCAGGTAAGACTACATCAACAGAGCGTATATTATTCTACACAGGAAAAACACATAAAATTGGAGAGACTCATGAAGGTGCAGCTACTATGGACTGGATGGCTCAGGAACAAGAGAGAGGTATTACAATTACTTCGGCTGCAACTACTTGTTTTTGGAAAGATCATCAAATAAACATAATAGACACACCAGGACACGTAGATTTCACTGTTGAAGTTGAAAGATCATTAAGAGTACTTGACAGTGCTATAACTATACTAGATGCAAAGGGTGGGGTTGAACCTCAAACTGAAACTGTATGGAGACAGGCAGATAAATATAAGGTTCCAAGAATGATATTTATCAATAAGATGGATATATTAGGCGCTGACTTTTTTATGGCTGTAAATTCTGTAAGAGAAAGATTACGTGCCAATGCTGTGCCTATACAGCTTCCAATAGGAAAAGAAGATAACTATCAAGGACATATAGATCTTATTAGAAATAAGGCTATAATTTTTGATCATGAATTAGGAGTAAACTTTGAAGAAATTGAAATACCAGCTGAACTAAAAGATCAAGCTGAAGAATACAGAGCTTCAATGATGGAAGCTATTGTTGAAACAGATGAAGAATTAATGATGAAATATCTTGAAGGTGAAGAAATAAGCGAAGAAGAAATACAAGTAGCATTAAGAAAAGCTACTATATCTAATGAAATAGTGCCAGTGCTATGTGGTACAGCATATAGAAATAAAGGTGTTCAACACTTATTAGATGCTGTTATTGCTTATCTTCCATCACCAACAGATATAGAAGCAATAAAAGGTGTTAATGAAGATGGAGAAGAAATTGAAAGAATAGCTTCTGATGATGAACCTTTAGCAGCATTAGCATTTAAAATAGCTACTGATCCGTTTGTTGGTAAATTAGCATTTACAAGAATTTATTCTGGTATAATGAAGAGTGGTAGTTATGTATTTAACAGTACAAAAGGAAAGAAAGAAAGAATTGGAAGACTTGTTAGAATGCATGCTAACCATAGAGAAGATGTTGAAGAACTATATGCAGGTGAATTAGGTGCTATAATTGGACTTAAGAATACAACTACTGGAGATACTTTATGTGATGAAAATTCCTCAGTAGTACTTGAAAGTATGGAATTCCCAGAACCAGTTATACATGTAGCTATAGAACCAAAGACTAAAGCTGGTCAAGAAAAAATGGGTATAGCTCTTGCTAAGCTTGCAGAAGAAGATCCAACATTTAAAACTTATACTGATCAGGAAACAGGTCAAGTAATTATAGCTGGTATGGGTGAACTTCACCTTGAAATCATCGTTGATAGACTTCAAAGAGAATTTAAAGTTGAATGTAATGTTGGTGCTCCTCAAGTTGCTTACAAAGAAACTATCAAGAATGCTGTTAAAGCTGAAGGTAAGTTTGTAAGACAATCTGGTGGACGTGGACAATACGGACATTGTTGGATTGAATTAATACCTCATGAAGGAGAATATGAATTTGAAAATGCTATCGTTGGAGGAGTTATTCCAAGAGAGTACGTTCCAGCTGTAGACCATGGAATTCAAGAGGCTTGCCAAAGTGGTATATTAGGTGGATATCCAGTTATAAACTTTAAAGTTAAATGTTATGATGGTTCATATCATGATGTTGACTCATCAGAAATGGCATTTAAAGTTGCTGGTTCTATGGCATTTAAAAATGCTATGGCTAAAGCAAGTCCAGTATTGCTTGAACCTATGATGAAAGTTGAAATAGTTGTTCCAGAAGAATATATGGGAGATGTAATGGGCGATATCAATTCAAGAAGAGGTAGAATTGAAGGTATGAATCCAAGAGCAGGGGCTCAGGTAATAAATTCATTCGTTCCACTTTCAGAAATGTTTGGATATGCAACTGTTTTAAGATCAAGAACACAAGGTAGAGGAACATATACAATGGAATTTGATCATTATGAAGAAGTTCCAAAGAGTATAGCTGAGAAAGTATTAGGAGATAAATAA
- the rplD gene encoding 50S ribosomal protein L4 — protein sequence MPTLDLFNREGQKVGDIQLADNVFGVEVNESALHQVVVAQLANKRQGTQSTKTRAEVSGGGKKPWRQKGTGRARQGSIRAPQWIHGGIVFAPKPRDYRMSIPKSMRRVAMKSALSSKVAEQEMIVIESLELEAPKTKEMVKMLNAFETEKALIIVSESNENIYKSARNIQGVTVLPVNNLNVYDILKHGKFIVTKEAIAKIEEVYA from the coding sequence ATGCCTACATTAGATTTATTTAATAGAGAAGGACAAAAAGTTGGAGATATACAATTAGCAGATAACGTATTTGGAGTAGAAGTAAATGAAAGTGCTTTACACCAAGTTGTAGTTGCACAATTAGCAAATAAAAGACAAGGAACTCAATCAACTAAGACTAGAGCAGAAGTTTCAGGTGGGGGAAAGAAGCCTTGGAGACAAAAAGGAACAGGTAGAGCAAGACAAGGATCAATAAGAGCTCCTCAATGGATTCATGGTGGAATAGTTTTTGCACCAAAACCAAGAGATTATAGAATGTCTATTCCAAAATCAATGAGAAGAGTTGCTATGAAATCAGCATTAAGTAGCAAAGTTGCTGAACAAGAAATGATAGTTATTGAAAGCTTAGAATTAGAAGCACCAAAAACAAAAGAAATGGTTAAAATGTTAAATGCATTTGAAACTGAAAAAGCTTTAATAATTGTATCAGAATCTAATGAAAATATTTATAAATCAGCAAGAAATATACAAGGGGTAACTGTGTTACCAGTTAACAACTTAAATGTTTATGATATATTAAAACATGGAAAGTTTATTGTTACAAAAGAAGCGATTGCTAAAATTGAGGAGGTGTATGCATAA
- the rpsL gene encoding 30S ribosomal protein S12, whose amino-acid sequence MPTINQLVRKGRKAVETKSTAPALKQCPQKRGVCTVVKTTTPKKPNSALRKVARVRLTNGFEVSAYIPGIGHNLQEHSVVLIRGGRVKDLPGVRYHIVRGALDAAGVANRMQARSKYGAKKPKQK is encoded by the coding sequence ATGCCAACAATTAACCAATTAGTAAGAAAAGGAAGAAAAGCAGTTGAAACTAAGTCAACAGCACCAGCTCTAAAACAATGCCCACAAAAAAGAGGAGTTTGCACAGTTGTAAAGACTACTACTCCTAAAAAGCCTAACTCAGCTTTAAGAAAAGTTGCCAGAGTTAGACTTACAAATGGATTTGAAGTTAGTGCTTATATCCCAGGTATAGGACACAATTTACAAGAGCACAGCGTTGTTTTAATAAGAGGTGGAAGAGTTAAGGACCTTCCTGGTGTTAGATATCACATTGTCAGAGGCGCATTAGACGCTGCTGGTGTAGCTAACAGAATGCAGGCAAGATCAAAGTATGGTGCAAAAAAACCAAAACAAAAATAG
- the tuf gene encoding elongation factor Tu, whose translation MARQKFERTKPHVNIGTIGHVDHGKTTTTAAITMTLAKTGGAQVQNYEDIDKAPEEKERGITINTSHVEYETDNRHYAHVDCPGHADYVKNMITGAAQMDGAILVVSAADGPMPQTREHILLASRVGVNHIVVFLNKSDQVDDPELLELVEMEVRELLSEYGFDGDGCPVVTGSALKAIEEGDDQCILDLMAAVDEYIPTPERATDQPFLMPVEDVFTITGRGTVATGRVERGILHVGDELQIIGMKEEIGKTTCTGVEMFRKMLDEAMAGDNIGALLRGVQRDDIERGQVLAKPGTVTPHKKFVGQVYVLKKEEGGRHTPFFNGYRPQFYFRTTDVTGSIALPEGVEMVMPGDHIDMNVELITQVAMEPNLRFAIREGGRTVGSGVVTTIIE comes from the coding sequence ATGGCAAGACAAAAGTTTGAAAGAACAAAGCCACATGTAAACATAGGAACAATAGGACACGTAGACCATGGTAAGACAACAACAACAGCAGCAATCACAATGACATTAGCAAAAACAGGTGGAGCACAAGTACAAAACTACGAAGATATAGACAAAGCACCAGAAGAAAAAGAAAGAGGAATCACAATCAATACATCACACGTTGAGTATGAAACAGACAACAGACACTATGCACACGTTGACTGTCCAGGACATGCTGACTATGTAAAGAACATGATCACAGGAGCAGCACAAATGGATGGAGCAATCTTAGTAGTATCAGCAGCAGATGGTCCAATGCCACAAACAAGAGAACATATACTACTAGCATCAAGAGTTGGAGTTAACCACATAGTAGTATTTTTAAACAAATCAGACCAAGTAGATGATCCAGAATTATTAGAATTAGTAGAAATGGAAGTAAGAGAATTATTAAGTGAATATGGATTTGATGGAGATGGATGTCCAGTAGTAACAGGATCAGCTTTAAAAGCAATAGAAGAAGGCGATGATCAATGTATACTAGACTTAATGGCAGCAGTAGATGAATATATACCAACACCAGAAAGAGCTACAGACCAACCATTCTTAATGCCAGTAGAAGATGTATTCACAATTACAGGAAGAGGAACAGTTGCAACAGGAAGAGTAGAAAGAGGAATTCTTCATGTAGGAGATGAACTACAAATCATCGGAATGAAAGAAGAAATAGGAAAGACAACATGTACAGGAGTAGAAATGTTCAGAAAGATGCTTGACGAAGCAATGGCTGGAGATAACATCGGAGCATTATTAAGAGGTGTTCAAAGAGATGATATCGAAAGAGGTCAAGTATTAGCAAAACCAGGAACAGTAACTCCACACAAAAAATTTGTAGGTCAAGTTTACGTATTAAAGAAAGAAGAAGGTGGAAGACACACTCCATTCTTTAACGGATACAGACCACAATTCTATTTCAGAACAACAGACGTAACAGGATCAATCGCATTACCAGAAGGAGTAGAAATGGTTATGCCAGGAGATCACATAGATATGAATGTTGAATTAATAACACAAGTAGCAATGGAACCAAACCTAAGATTCGCTATCAGAGAAGGTGGAAGAACAGTAGGTTCAGGAGTTGTTACTACTATAATAGAATAG
- the rpsG gene encoding 30S ribosomal protein S7 yields MPRKGHTPKRDVLPDPKFNNQVIAKLINNVMEDGKKGLAQRVCYDAFDIISEKTGNDPIEVFETAMNNIMPLLEVKARRIGGATYQVPIEVRAERRQTLGLRWLIAAANKRGEKYMRERLAGELMDAANNTGGAVKKREDTHKMAEANKAFAHYRY; encoded by the coding sequence GTGCCAAGAAAAGGACATACACCTAAAAGAGATGTATTACCAGATCCAAAGTTCAACAATCAAGTTATAGCAAAACTTATCAACAATGTAATGGAAGATGGTAAGAAGGGATTAGCTCAAAGAGTGTGCTATGATGCATTTGATATAATCTCAGAAAAGACAGGAAACGATCCAATAGAAGTTTTTGAAACAGCAATGAATAATATTATGCCATTATTAGAAGTAAAGGCAAGAAGAATAGGTGGAGCTACTTACCAAGTTCCAATAGAAGTTAGAGCTGAAAGAAGACAGACTTTAGGATTAAGATGGTTAATCGCAGCGGCTAACAAAAGAGGCGAAAAGTATATGAGAGAAAGATTAGCAGGAGAATTAATGGATGCTGCTAATAATACTGGTGGAGCTGTTAAGAAGAGAGAAGATACTCATAAAATGGCAGAAGCTAACAAAGCGTTTGCTCACTACAGATACTAG
- the rplB gene encoding 50S ribosomal protein L2 — protein sequence MAVKKFRPTTPSRRHMTVATFEEITTDRPERSLLVSLNKKAGRNAHGKITVRHRGGGEKRQYRIIDFKRNKDGIPAKVATIEYDPNRTAYIALLNYADGEKRYIIAPVGLKVGDTVMSGAESDIKVGNALALKNIPVGTVIHNIELQAGKGGQMVRSAGSSAQLMAKEGNYAILRLPSGEMRYVRIECRATIGTVSNLTNDIIKVGKAGRKRHMGFRPTVRGSVMNPNDHPHGGGEGRTPIGRPSPVTPWGKPALGYKTRKNKKYSDSMIVKKRGQK from the coding sequence ATGGCAGTTAAGAAGTTTAGACCAACTACACCTTCAAGAAGACATATGACAGTTGCTACTTTTGAAGAAATAACAACAGATAGACCAGAAAGATCACTTCTTGTTTCATTAAACAAAAAAGCAGGAAGAAATGCTCATGGTAAGATAACTGTCCGTCATCGTGGTGGTGGAGAAAAAAGACAATATAGAATAATAGATTTTAAGAGAAATAAAGATGGAATACCTGCAAAGGTTGCTACTATAGAATATGATCCAAACAGAACAGCATACATAGCACTTTTAAATTATGCTGATGGTGAAAAGAGATATATAATTGCCCCAGTTGGATTAAAAGTAGGTGATACAGTAATGTCAGGTGCGGAATCTGATATTAAAGTAGGTAATGCACTTGCTCTTAAAAACATACCAGTAGGTACAGTAATTCACAACATCGAATTACAAGCTGGTAAAGGTGGTCAAATGGTTAGATCAGCTGGATCTTCAGCTCAACTTATGGCTAAAGAAGGCAATTATGCTATTTTAAGACTTCCAAGTGGAGAAATGAGATACGTAAGAATAGAATGTAGAGCTACAATAGGAACAGTTTCAAATCTAACAAATGACATTATTAAAGTAGGTAAAGCAGGAAGAAAAAGACATATGGGATTCAGACCAACTGTAAGAGGATCTGTAATGAACCCTAATGACCATCCACATGGTGGTGGAGAAGGCAGAACACCTATCGGACGTCCAAGTCCAGTTACACCATGGGGTAAACCTGCTCTTGGATATAAGACTAGAAAGAATAAAAAATATTCTGATAGCATGATAGTTAAGAAAAGAGGACAAAAGTAA
- the rplW gene encoding 50S ribosomal protein L23 has translation MAMSSYDIIRRPVVTEKSMADMADKKYTFVVDIHANKSEIKRAVEAIFDVKVESVNTVRVSGKIKRVGVHIGKRADYKKAMVKLTSDSKTIEFFEGM, from the coding sequence ATGGCAATGAGCAGTTATGATATTATAAGAAGACCAGTAGTAACTGAAAAAAGCATGGCTGATATGGCTGATAAAAAATACACCTTCGTTGTAGATATTCATGCTAATAAATCTGAAATAAAAAGAGCAGTAGAAGCTATATTCGATGTAAAAGTTGAATCAGTAAATACTGTTAGAGTAAGTGGAAAGATTAAAAGAGTTGGAGTGCATATCGGAAAGAGAGCTGACTATAAAAAAGCAATGGTTAAGCTAACTTCAGACAGTAAAACAATAGAATTCTTCGAAGGAATGTAA
- the rpsJ gene encoding 30S ribosomal protein S10, with product MANQKIRIRLKAFDHNILDQSAEKIVETAKNTGAKVAGPVPLPTEKDIVTILRATHKYKDSREQFEIRTHKRLIDILSPSPKTVDALMRLDLPAGVDIEIKL from the coding sequence ATGGCAAATCAAAAAATAAGAATTAGATTAAAGGCGTTTGATCACAATATTTTAGATCAATCAGCTGAAAAAATCGTTGAAACTGCTAAAAATACAGGAGCTAAAGTAGCTGGTCCAGTACCACTACCAACTGAAAAAGATATAGTTACAATCTTAAGAGCAACTCATAAATACAAAGACTCTAGAGAGCAGTTCGAAATAAGAACACATAAAAGACTTATTGATATATTAAGTCCATCACCAAAAACTGTTGATGCTTTAATGAGATTAGATTTACCAGCAGGTGTAGATATTGAAATAAAACTATAG
- a CDS encoding ribosomal L7Ae/L30e/S12e/Gadd45 family protein gives MVNRVEGHIVIGIKQTLKHLKNGEGQLLYVAKDADGDLLQPVIKLAQKGSLDIIYVDSMKELGKLCGIDVGSAVSLVLKQ, from the coding sequence GTGGTTAATCGAGTTGAAGGCCATATAGTTATTGGTATAAAGCAAACTTTAAAGCATCTGAAAAACGGTGAAGGCCAGTTACTTTATGTTGCAAAAGACGCAGATGGTGATTTACTACAGCCGGTGATAAAGTTAGCCCAAAAAGGTTCTCTTGATATTATATATGTTGACAGCATGAAAGAACTAGGTAAACTATGTGGAATAGACGTAGGATCAGCAGTTTCATTAGTTCTTAAACAATAA
- the rplC gene encoding 50S ribosomal protein L3 produces MKKAIIGRKLGMTQIFDENGKVVPVTVVEAGPCVVIQKKSEEKDGYNAIQIGFGEIREKLVNNPVKGHFAKAGVALKRIVKEFRLENIDEYEVGNEIKAEAFVAGDKVDVSGVSKGKGFQGTIKRWNMHRGPMAHGSKYHRAVGSMGAASYPARTFKNKKMPGHMGNKKTTVLNLQVVKVMPEKNVILIKGGIPGPNKGYVVIKDTVKA; encoded by the coding sequence ATGAAAAAAGCTATAATAGGTAGAAAGTTAGGAATGACTCAAATATTTGATGAAAATGGTAAAGTTGTTCCAGTTACAGTTGTAGAAGCAGGACCATGTGTAGTTATTCAAAAGAAAAGCGAAGAAAAAGACGGATACAATGCTATCCAAATTGGATTCGGTGAAATAAGAGAAAAATTAGTTAATAACCCTGTTAAAGGTCATTTTGCAAAAGCAGGTGTCGCTTTAAAGAGAATAGTTAAAGAATTTAGATTAGAAAATATAGATGAATATGAAGTAGGAAACGAAATAAAGGCTGAGGCGTTTGTAGCTGGAGATAAAGTAGATGTTTCAGGGGTTTCAAAAGGAAAGGGATTCCAAGGAACAATTAAGAGATGGAATATGCACAGAGGGCCTATGGCTCACGGTTCTAAGTACCATAGAGCAGTTGGATCAATGGGTGCAGCATCATATCCAGCAAGAACATTCAAAAATAAAAAAATGCCAGGACATATGGGTAACAAGAAAACAACTGTTTTGAATCTTCAAGTTGTAAAAGTTATGCCAGAAAAGAATGTTATCTTAATCAAAGGTGGAATACCAGGACCAAACAAAGGTTATGTTGTAATAAAAGATACAGTGAAAGCTTAA